A section of the Veillonellales bacterium genome encodes:
- a CDS encoding ATP-binding protein, whose protein sequence is MLPKSLRGRLLMVMLMVVALPIIAAGYLMTISAERALVAEKQEKLFGAAHMLDQYLAGTYDDILLQSGLEGAGRQEKIEAINKFLSGYTDQVAAAYPGIGVGYYAKELDAIVTYGPSSVYADKVGMPISQTHEGRIVMQGGEQRVQEGDLVRGPVMNAMYPIIRQGKVLGYIWANELTSDIESQLVAMKRHTYVMIILGLLLGIGGIIYSIEHLMNDIGKIKRGLSNIKQDLNYQLPPLGGEVGEIANAINDMAHSLAAQKMVEKQVQTAERLAAIGEVAAGLAHEIRNPLMAIKGFAQLLGESLNQEEKTEYLKIISQEADRMNRLIEQLLCFARPAATEVKLVDVNEVLESTLLLIGNPAMHQNIKITSTLASDVPKVLVEGEQLKQVYLNLIINAIQSISQQGEVCVSSICDRENRCVCVAIQDNGSGIDPGHISRIFDPFFTTKEGGTGLGLAVAYRLMETWGGKITVESSAGFGSVFTLFFPVPEE, encoded by the coding sequence TGATGGTAATGCTGATGGTGGTGGCATTGCCGATTATTGCCGCGGGATATCTGATGACGATAAGCGCAGAGAGAGCTTTAGTTGCCGAAAAGCAAGAAAAATTATTTGGTGCTGCCCATATGCTGGATCAATATCTTGCCGGTACATACGACGATATATTACTTCAGTCAGGTTTAGAAGGAGCCGGGCGGCAAGAGAAAATTGAAGCAATCAACAAATTCCTGAGCGGCTATACCGATCAGGTTGCCGCAGCATATCCGGGAATTGGTGTGGGCTATTATGCCAAAGAATTAGATGCTATCGTAACATATGGCCCCAGTTCTGTTTATGCTGATAAAGTGGGCATGCCCATTAGCCAGACTCATGAAGGGCGTATTGTAATGCAAGGGGGAGAACAACGGGTCCAGGAAGGTGATTTGGTCCGGGGACCAGTTATGAACGCAATGTACCCCATCATTCGGCAGGGAAAGGTGCTAGGATATATATGGGCGAACGAACTAACATCCGATATTGAATCCCAGCTGGTGGCTATGAAACGGCATACTTATGTAATGATTATTTTGGGCCTGCTTTTAGGCATAGGAGGGATTATTTATTCTATAGAACATTTGATGAATGATATTGGAAAAATTAAAAGAGGTCTGTCAAATATTAAACAAGATTTGAATTACCAATTGCCTCCCCTTGGCGGTGAAGTGGGAGAAATCGCCAATGCCATTAACGATATGGCGCACAGTCTTGCTGCTCAGAAAATGGTGGAAAAACAGGTGCAGACAGCCGAGCGCTTAGCAGCAATCGGTGAAGTGGCAGCAGGATTAGCCCATGAAATCCGAAACCCTTTGATGGCAATTAAAGGGTTTGCCCAATTATTGGGAGAAAGTCTTAACCAGGAAGAGAAGACCGAATATCTAAAGATCATTTCCCAGGAAGCTGACCGTATGAACCGTCTCATTGAGCAGCTTCTGTGTTTTGCCAGGCCTGCCGCAACGGAAGTAAAATTGGTTGATGTAAACGAAGTATTGGAAAGCACGTTGCTGTTGATTGGCAATCCGGCTATGCACCAGAATATTAAAATCACCAGTACTTTGGCGTCGGATGTACCTAAAGTTTTAGTTGAAGGCGAACAACTTAAGCAAGTGTATTTAAATTTAATTATTAATGCGATTCAATCCATTTCACAACAAGGCGAAGTGTGCGTAAGCAGTATTTGTGATAGAGAAAACCGCTGCGTTTGCGTTGCTATTCAGGATAATGGCAGTGGCATAGATCCCGGTCATATTTCCCGAATATTCGATCCTTTCTTTACGACAAAGGAAGGTGGTACTGGCTTGGGCTTGGCAGTAGCGTACCGTCTAATGGAAACCTGGGGTGGCAAAATAACGGTAGAGTCTTCTGCTGGATTTGGAAGTGTTTTCACATTATTCTTTCCGGTGCCAGAGGAGTGA